A single Triticum dicoccoides isolate Atlit2015 ecotype Zavitan chromosome 2A, WEW_v2.0, whole genome shotgun sequence DNA region contains:
- the LOC119354608 gene encoding pyruvate kinase isozyme A, chloroplastic-like, which produces MPAAHSLLHLAAPKSVAPTSTLSPAGAAHLRRLPSRRPQRLVTSCSSAHPDLAAFPNPNGLLVAEPAAAAPIDIDVATEAELRENGSRSTRRTKLVCTVGPATCGPSELEALAVGGMNVARLNMCHGDREWHQKVISSVRRLNEEKGYAVAVMMDTEGSEIHMGDLGGAPAAKAEDGEIWTFSVRSFEAPLPELTVHVNYEGFAEDVRVGDDLLVDGGMARFEVVEKLGPDVKCRCTDPGLLLPRANLTFWRDGSVVRAKNAMLPTITSKDWLDIDFGIAVGVDFIAVSFVKSAEVINHLKSYIAARSRGSDIAVIAKIESIDSLTNLEEIIRASDGAMVARGDLGAQIPLEQVPSIQQKIVKLCRQLNKPVIVASQLLESMIEYPIPTRAEVADVSEAVHQRADALMLSGESAMGRYPDKALIVLSSVSLRIERWWREEKHHEPLELEDVSSSFSDKISEEICISAAKMANKLEVDAVFVYTKGGHMASLLSRCRPDCPIFAFTNSTSVRRRLNLQWGLIPFRLTFSDDMESNLNRTFSLLKARGMIKSGDLVIALSDMLQSIQVMNVP; this is translated from the exons ATGCCCGCCGCGCACTCCCTCCTCCACCTCGCGGCGCCCAAGTCCGTCGCCCCAACGTCCACCCTctcgccggccggcgccgcccaCCTCCGCCGGCTGCCCTCCCGCCGGCCTCAGCGCCTGGTCACGTCCTGTAGCTCAGCCCACCCTGACCTCGCCGCCTTCCCCAACCCAAACGGCCTCCTGGTGGCCGAGCCCGCTGCGGCAGCGCCCATCGACATTGACGTGGCCACGGAGGCCGAGCTGCGGGAGAACGGGTCCCGGAGTACGCGCCGCACCAAGCTCGTCTGCACCGTGGGCCCCGCCACCTGCGGCCCCTCGGAGCTGGAGGCGCTGGCCGTGGGGGGGATGAACGTCGCGCGTCTCAACATGTGCCACGGGGACCGCGAGTGGCACCAGAAGGTCATCAGCTCCGTGCGGAGGCTCAACGAGGAGAAGGGGTATGCTGTTGCCGTCATGATGGACACCGAGGGGAGCGAGATCCACATGGGGGACCTCGGCGGCGCGCCAGCGGCCAAGGCAGAG GATGGAGAAATCTGGACATTCAGTGTTAGATCTTTTGAGGCACCTCTCCCAGAACTAACTGTTCATGTGAACTACGAAGGCTTCGCTGAAG ATGTGAGAGTTGGTGATGATCTTCTTGTGGATGGTGGAATGGCTCGGTTTGAGGTCGTTGAGAAACTAGGACCGGATGTGAAGTGCCGTTGCACAGATCCTGGTTTGCTGTTGCCACGTGCCAATCTTACATTTTGGCGGGATGGCAGTGTTGTCCGCGCGAAGAATGCCATGCTTCCGACAATTACATCTAAG GATTGGCTCGACATAGACTTTGGAATTGCTGTAGGTGTAGATTTTATTGCAGTTTCATTTGTTAAGTCAGCTGAGGTTATTAACCATCTAAAGAGCTACATAGCAGCAAGGAGTCGTGGCAG TGATATAGCGGTCATTGCAAAGATCGAGAGCATTGACTCTTTGACAAACTTGGAGGAGATCATCCGTGCATCAGATGGTGCCATGGTAGCCAGAGGGGACTTAGGGGCACAAATTCCCTTGGAGCAGGTCCCTTCAATACAACAAAAGATAGTTAAACTGTGCAGGCAGCTAAACAAGCCAGTCATTGTTGCTTCCCAGCTTCTCGAATCGATGATCGAGTATCCTATACCCACCAGGGCCGAAGTTGCTGATGTTTCTGAAGCAGTCCACCAACGTGCGGATGCTCTGATGCTTTCTGGCGAGTCAGCAATGGGTAGATATCCAGATAAGGCACTCATTGTCCTCAGTAGTGTTAGCTTAAGGATTGAAAGATGGTGGAGGGAGGAGAAGCACCATGAGCCACTAGAACTTGAGGACGTTTCGTCTTCTTTCTCTGACAAAATATCAGAAGAGATCTGCATTTCTGCTGCTAAAATGG CTAACAAGTTGGAAGTGGATGCCGTTTTCGTCTACACGAAGGGTGGCCATATGGCCTCCCTGCTTTCACGGTGCCGCCCTGACTGCCCAATCTTCGCCTTCACGAACTCGACGTCCGTGAGGAGACGACTGAACCTCCAATGGGGCCTCATCCCCTTCCGCCTCACTTTCTCCGATGACATGGAGAGCAACCTGAACCGTACTTTCTCCCTGCTCAAGGCGAGAGGCATGATCAAGTCCGGTGACCTGGTGATCGCCCTCTCCGACATGCTGCAGTCCATCCAGGTGATGAACGTACCATAA